One segment of Paenibacillus antri DNA contains the following:
- the ftsZ gene encoding cell division protein FtsZ, which yields MLEFDLDMDQLAQIKVIGVGGGGSNAVNRMIDNGVKGVEFITVNTDAQALHLAKAETRLQIGDKLTRGLGAGANPDVGKKAAEESKDLIVNALKGADMVFVTAGMGGGTGTGAAPVIADIARECGALTVGVVTRPFTFEGRKRQAQAELGIAALKEKVDTLIVIPNDRLLEIVDKKTPMLEAFREADNVLRQGVQGISDLIAVPGLINLDFADVKTIMTERGSALMGIGRASGENRAAEAAKRAIMSPLLETSIDGARGVIMNITGGVDLSLYEVNEAAEIVIAAADPEVNMIFGAIIDESLKEEIKVTVIATGFEHKPHTPAPAPRRPGIASEPEQRHTPNVRPFGGNAPSNDQLDIPTFLRNRNKNFLDD from the coding sequence ATGTTAGAATTCGATCTCGACATGGACCAATTAGCGCAAATTAAAGTCATCGGCGTCGGCGGCGGCGGCAGCAACGCCGTCAACCGAATGATCGATAACGGCGTTAAGGGCGTCGAATTTATTACAGTCAACACGGACGCGCAGGCGCTCCATCTGGCCAAGGCCGAAACGAGACTTCAAATCGGGGACAAGCTGACGCGCGGTCTCGGCGCCGGCGCGAACCCGGATGTCGGCAAGAAAGCGGCGGAAGAATCGAAAGATTTGATCGTGAACGCGCTGAAGGGCGCGGACATGGTGTTCGTTACGGCGGGCATGGGCGGCGGCACGGGCACGGGGGCGGCGCCGGTCATCGCCGATATCGCACGCGAGTGCGGCGCGCTGACCGTCGGCGTCGTCACGCGTCCGTTCACCTTCGAGGGCCGCAAGCGCCAAGCGCAAGCGGAGCTCGGCATCGCGGCGCTGAAGGAGAAGGTCGATACGCTGATCGTCATTCCGAACGATCGGCTGCTCGAGATCGTCGATAAGAAGACGCCGATGCTCGAAGCGTTCCGCGAAGCGGACAACGTGCTTCGTCAAGGCGTCCAGGGCATCTCCGATCTGATCGCGGTGCCGGGTTTGATCAACCTCGACTTCGCCGACGTGAAGACGATCATGACCGAGCGCGGTTCGGCGTTGATGGGCATCGGTCGCGCGAGCGGGGAGAATCGCGCCGCGGAAGCGGCGAAGCGGGCGATTATGAGCCCGTTGCTCGAGACGTCGATCGACGGTGCGCGCGGCGTTATCATGAACATCACCGGCGGCGTCGACCTGAGCTTGTACGAGGTTAACGAAGCGGCGGAGATCGTCATCGCCGCAGCCGATCCGGAAGTGAACATGATTTTCGGCGCGATCATCGACGAGTCGCTGAAGGAAGAAATCAAAGTGACGGTCATCGCGACGGGCTTCGAGCATAAGCCGCATACGCCTGCGCCTGCGCCGCGCCGTCCGGGTATCGCCTCCGAGCCGGAGCAGCGTCATACGCCGAACGTGCGTCCATTCGGCGGCAATGCGCCGAGCAACGATCAGTTGGACATTCCGACGTTCCTTCGGAACCGGAACAAGAACTTCTTGGACGATTAA
- a CDS encoding cell division protein FtsQ/DivIB, which translates to MPGIEPMPVVRGERPRRRGNRKLLFFLFVFFVALLGVLFFQSSFSKIHQIEVEGNRLLTKEQIIEAAGIAVGDHFFAVSGGEIDERVSRLGAAEQVTTAKRFPGMVTIIVKEYPVVALELTDTGDIAGILTNATSVPYGNVENAASRPILSGWEDADLKRRLTETLASIETEHLQDVSEIRPSPTDSFPDRIVLYTRSKYEVVTRISYLKEKISLLDDYVYDLRNEDRTSGRIVLMDTNYAEALEEETEQPSSDAEE; encoded by the coding sequence TTGCCCGGAATCGAGCCGATGCCCGTCGTCCGCGGCGAACGTCCGCGACGAAGAGGGAACCGGAAGCTTTTGTTTTTCTTGTTCGTCTTTTTCGTAGCGTTGCTTGGCGTCTTGTTCTTTCAGTCGTCGTTCAGTAAAATTCATCAGATCGAAGTGGAAGGGAATCGGCTGCTCACGAAGGAACAAATTATCGAAGCCGCGGGCATTGCTGTCGGGGATCACTTCTTTGCGGTAAGCGGCGGAGAAATCGACGAGCGCGTCTCGCGCCTCGGCGCAGCGGAGCAGGTGACGACGGCGAAGCGGTTTCCGGGCATGGTGACTATCATCGTGAAGGAATACCCCGTCGTCGCGCTCGAGTTGACCGATACCGGCGACATCGCGGGCATTCTGACCAACGCGACGTCCGTGCCGTACGGCAACGTCGAGAACGCGGCGTCGCGACCGATTTTGTCAGGGTGGGAAGATGCGGATCTCAAACGGCGCTTGACCGAAACGCTCGCCTCGATCGAGACGGAGCATCTTCAAGACGTGTCGGAAATTCGGCCGAGCCCGACGGACTCGTTCCCGGACCGCATCGTGCTATACACGCGTTCCAAGTACGAAGTGGTGACTCGAATTTCTTATTTGAAGGAGAAAATATCCCTCCTCGACGATTATGTATATGATTTGCGGAACGAGGATAGAACGTCCGGGCGGATCGTTCTGATGGATACGAACTACGCGGAAGCGCTGGAAGAGGAGACGGAACAACCGTCCTCGGACGCGGAGGAATAA
- the murA gene encoding UDP-N-acetylglucosamine 1-carboxyvinyltransferase: MSANSGGGTLEKLVIDGGRPLQGTARIEGAKNAALPILAASLLADGVVAIDNVPDLLDIHVMLDILRSLGLEATLTGKTAVVDATNVRTTEIPETLMSRMRSSIFLMGPLLARFGEVTISQPGGCAIGERKIDLHLNGLKALGANITETDSRVVCQAKRLKGADIVLDYPSVGATENLMMAAVKAEGITTISNAAREPEIADLQLFLNRMGAKIIGAGTDTITIEGVERLSPCEHRVISDRIVAGTLMVAAAATRGNVTLEGVVPSHLTSVIHALRRAGIQIAIDDDIMNVVGAGRPRAVERIVTSPYPSFPTDLQAQMMVLLSLADGLSVMKETVFEGRFKHVNELTVMGADIRVDMNSAFIRGVPRLYGATVEATDLRAGAALVIAGLAANGRTVVEQIHHIDRGYESIETMFRRLGGRIERTSSLATNRIASSM; the protein is encoded by the coding sequence GTGAGCGCTAATTCCGGAGGTGGGACTTTGGAGAAGTTAGTAATCGACGGCGGCCGGCCTCTACAGGGAACGGCGCGGATCGAAGGAGCGAAGAACGCGGCCCTGCCGATCTTAGCGGCCTCCCTCTTGGCGGATGGCGTCGTTGCGATCGACAACGTACCGGATTTGCTGGATATCCACGTGATGTTAGATATTTTGCGTTCGCTCGGTCTCGAAGCGACGCTGACCGGCAAGACCGCGGTCGTCGACGCGACGAACGTACGGACGACGGAAATTCCGGAGACGCTGATGAGCCGAATGCGTTCTTCCATCTTCTTGATGGGGCCGCTTCTCGCCCGATTCGGCGAAGTGACGATCTCCCAACCGGGCGGATGCGCCATCGGTGAACGGAAAATCGATTTGCATCTCAACGGCCTGAAAGCGCTCGGCGCGAACATTACGGAAACCGACAGCAGAGTCGTATGCCAGGCTAAGAGATTGAAAGGCGCCGACATCGTGCTCGACTATCCGAGCGTCGGCGCGACGGAAAACCTGATGATGGCCGCCGTGAAGGCGGAAGGCATCACTACGATTTCGAACGCGGCCCGCGAGCCGGAGATCGCCGACCTGCAGCTGTTCCTGAATCGGATGGGGGCGAAAATCATCGGCGCCGGCACGGACACGATTACGATCGAAGGCGTCGAGCGGCTCTCCCCTTGCGAGCATCGCGTCATCTCCGATCGGATCGTCGCCGGCACGCTTATGGTGGCCGCCGCAGCGACGCGCGGCAACGTTACGCTCGAAGGCGTCGTCCCGAGCCACTTGACGTCGGTCATTCACGCGCTTCGCAGAGCGGGTATTCAAATCGCGATCGACGATGATATAATGAATGTTGTCGGCGCCGGACGGCCGCGGGCCGTCGAGCGGATCGTCACCAGCCCGTACCCGTCGTTCCCGACGGACCTGCAGGCGCAGATGATGGTGCTGCTCTCGCTCGCCGACGGCCTCAGCGTCATGAAGGAAACCGTGTTCGAAGGCCGGTTCAAGCATGTGAACGAATTGACGGTCATGGGCGCCGATATTCGGGTCGACATGAACTCCGCATTCATTCGCGGCGTGCCGCGCTTGTACGGGGCTACGGTCGAAGCGACCGATCTGCGCGCGGGCGCCGCGCTCGTCATCGCCGGTCTCGCGGCGAACGGCCGAACGGTCGTCGAGCAAATTCATCACATCGATCGGGGTTACGAATCGATCGAGACGATGTTTCGCCGGTTGGGCGGACGCATCGAACGCACGTCGTCCTTGGCGACGAACCGCATCGCCAGCTCCATGTAA
- the ftsA gene encoding cell division protein FtsA — translation MSGNDIIVSLDIGTSKVRAIIGEVTGGSINIVGVGSADSEGIRKGAIVDIDQTVQSIKSAVDHSERMVGVTISEVFVGIAGNHIQLQSSHGVVAVSNEDREIGGEDIERVLQAAKVIALPPEREIIGIVPKQYIVDGLEGIHDPRGMIGVRLEVEAIVITGAKTAIHNLIRCVEKAELKVAGLILMPLAAGHLALSKDEKNLGTVLVDIGAGATTISIFENGTITATATLPIGGEYVSNDITIGLRTQLEIAEKIKLKYGCASIQDADPSTTFKVTRIGSNVEKEFSQADLASIVEPRMQEIFELIKAEVKRMKPGGELAGGYVLTGGAVSMPAVLSVAQSVLETSVRIASPDFIGVREPAYASGVGVIAYVAKFLRTRSTVSVKTSTGRKAAAANKPSLIERIKNLFSEFI, via the coding sequence TTGAGCGGCAACGACATCATTGTGAGTTTGGACATCGGAACGTCCAAAGTCCGCGCCATCATCGGGGAAGTGACAGGCGGCTCCATCAATATCGTAGGCGTCGGCTCCGCCGATTCCGAAGGTATCCGAAAGGGAGCAATCGTTGATATAGATCAAACGGTGCAATCGATTAAGAGCGCCGTCGATCATTCCGAGCGGATGGTCGGCGTCACGATATCGGAGGTTTTCGTCGGCATCGCCGGCAACCATATTCAGCTTCAATCGAGTCACGGCGTCGTCGCGGTGTCCAACGAAGATCGAGAGATCGGCGGCGAGGACATCGAGCGGGTGCTGCAAGCCGCTAAGGTCATCGCGCTGCCCCCGGAGAGGGAAATCATCGGCATCGTTCCGAAGCAGTACATCGTCGACGGCTTGGAAGGCATTCACGATCCTAGGGGGATGATCGGCGTTCGGCTCGAGGTCGAAGCGATCGTCATCACCGGCGCCAAGACGGCGATACATAACCTCATCCGATGCGTGGAGAAGGCGGAGCTCAAGGTCGCCGGCCTCATCTTGATGCCGCTCGCGGCAGGTCATCTGGCACTCTCCAAGGACGAGAAAAACTTGGGCACCGTTCTGGTCGATATCGGGGCGGGCGCGACGACGATTTCCATCTTCGAGAATGGCACCATCACCGCCACGGCAACGCTGCCGATCGGCGGAGAATACGTATCGAACGACATTACGATCGGACTTCGGACGCAGCTGGAAATCGCGGAGAAGATTAAGCTGAAGTACGGCTGCGCTTCGATTCAAGACGCGGATCCGAGCACGACGTTCAAGGTCACTCGCATCGGCAGCAACGTCGAGAAGGAGTTCTCGCAAGCGGATCTCGCCAGCATCGTCGAACCGCGGATGCAGGAAATCTTCGAGTTGATCAAAGCCGAAGTGAAGCGGATGAAGCCGGGGGGAGAGCTCGCGGGCGGATACGTTCTTACGGGGGGAGCCGTTTCGATGCCGGCCGTCCTGTCCGTCGCGCAATCGGTGCTCGAAACGTCGGTTCGGATCGCTTCGCCGGATTTCATCGGCGTGCGGGAGCCGGCTTACGCGAGCGGCGTCGGCGTCATCGCCTACGTCGCCAAGTTTTTGCGGACGCGCAGTACGGTTTCCGTGAAAACCTCGACGGGTCGTAAAGCGGCGGCAGCCAACAAACCGAGTTTGATCGAACGGATCAAAAATTTGTTTAGTGAGTTCATCTAG
- the spoVE gene encoding stage V sporulation protein E encodes MSKARSAPDVYLLIATLGLLALGVVMVYSASAVMAFREYGDSFYYLKRQLIFAGLGLVAMYFTMNVDYWVWKKYAKIGLIVCFALLVVVLVPGIGVVRGGARSWLGIGSFGIQPSEFMKLAMIIFLAKLLSEHQARLSKFVTGLLPPLGIVGLAFGLIMLQPDLGSGAVLVGASLIVIYAAGARMSHMAGLAALGAAGFIGLIAAAPYRMQRITGYLDPWSDPLGSGYQIIQSLFAIGPGGLVGLGLGASRQKHSYLPEPQTDFIFSIVAEELGFIGGALLLALFLLLVWRGMRAAITAPDTFGSLLAVGIVGIVGVQVFINIGVVIGMLPVTGITLPLISAGGSSLTLLLTAIGVLLNVSRFAR; translated from the coding sequence ATGTCCAAAGCGCGTTCCGCGCCAGACGTGTACCTATTGATCGCGACGCTCGGGCTGCTGGCTTTAGGCGTCGTCATGGTGTACAGCGCCAGCGCGGTTATGGCGTTCCGCGAATACGGCGATTCGTTTTATTACTTGAAGCGCCAGCTGATCTTCGCGGGACTCGGTCTCGTAGCGATGTATTTCACTATGAACGTCGATTATTGGGTTTGGAAGAAGTATGCTAAGATCGGATTGATCGTGTGCTTCGCGCTGCTCGTCGTCGTGCTCGTCCCGGGCATCGGGGTCGTGCGCGGCGGGGCGCGAAGCTGGCTCGGCATCGGCAGCTTCGGCATTCAGCCGTCCGAGTTCATGAAGCTCGCCATGATTATTTTCCTCGCGAAGCTGTTGTCCGAGCATCAAGCCCGTCTGTCGAAATTCGTGACGGGCCTTCTTCCGCCGCTCGGCATCGTCGGCCTCGCGTTCGGCCTCATCATGCTGCAGCCGGATCTCGGCTCCGGCGCGGTGCTCGTCGGCGCGTCGCTCATCGTCATCTACGCGGCCGGGGCGAGAATGTCCCACATGGCCGGGCTCGCCGCGCTCGGCGCCGCCGGCTTCATCGGCCTCATCGCCGCGGCGCCGTACCGAATGCAGCGCATTACCGGTTATTTGGACCCATGGTCGGACCCGCTCGGCTCCGGCTATCAGATCATCCAATCGCTCTTCGCGATCGGTCCCGGCGGCCTCGTCGGCCTCGGTCTCGGCGCCAGCCGGCAGAAGCACAGCTACTTGCCGGAGCCGCAGACGGATTTCATCTTCTCCATCGTCGCGGAGGAGCTCGGCTTCATCGGAGGCGCGCTGCTGCTCGCGTTGTTCCTGCTTCTCGTCTGGCGAGGCATGCGCGCGGCGATTACCGCGCCGGACACGTTCGGCAGCTTGCTCGCGGTCGGCATCGTCGGCATCGTGGGCGTGCAAGTATTCATCAATATCGGCGTCGTGATCGGCATGCTTCCGGTCACCGGCATTACGCTTCCGCTCATCAGCGCGGGGGGGTCTTCTCTCACGCTGCTGCTTACCGCGATCGGCGTTCTGCTGAACGTATCGAGGTTCGCGAGATAG
- the spoIIGA gene encoding sigma-E processing peptidase SpoIIGA — MVVYVDIVFLTNFVLDFAMLLAAAKVRSVSPSYWRVGVASAIGASYVLLMFVPALAVFYTFVVKCLFSAVMIMTAFGYKSFSRFAGLLAAFYAVNAAAAGTIVGFHYMLQSSNDVWSGILFSQTGGYQYALGVSLWLVALGGAVGAVLFRKVNGGAKRKEKKAEFLAEVEIRIDGASYRCTGLIDTGNHLYDPLTRTPVMVLEAAVWKDAIPKAWLQAIRADEADRIVQFLSEADEAETEAAAAGSEGPPRAPFPWRERIRLVPYRGINGSARFMLAVKPDAVSIRQGERESTAEKVFVGIEGGTLSADGTYQAIIHPAMVP, encoded by the coding sequence ATGGTCGTATACGTGGACATCGTATTTTTGACGAACTTCGTTCTCGATTTCGCGATGCTCCTTGCGGCGGCGAAGGTTCGCAGCGTATCGCCTTCTTATTGGCGAGTGGGCGTCGCTTCGGCGATCGGCGCTTCTTATGTATTGCTGATGTTCGTTCCTGCGCTTGCGGTGTTTTACACATTTGTTGTTAAATGTTTATTTTCGGCCGTAATGATTATGACAGCTTTCGGCTACAAAAGTTTCTCCCGATTCGCCGGACTCTTGGCCGCCTTCTATGCGGTGAACGCGGCGGCGGCGGGGACGATCGTCGGCTTTCATTATATGCTTCAGTCGTCCAACGACGTATGGAGCGGCATCTTGTTCTCGCAAACCGGCGGCTATCAATACGCGTTGGGCGTATCGTTATGGCTCGTCGCGCTAGGGGGAGCGGTCGGCGCCGTATTGTTCCGCAAGGTGAACGGCGGAGCGAAGCGCAAGGAGAAGAAGGCGGAGTTTCTCGCCGAGGTGGAAATTCGGATCGACGGCGCGTCGTACCGCTGCACAGGGTTGATCGATACGGGCAATCATCTGTACGATCCGTTGACCCGAACGCCGGTCATGGTCCTCGAAGCCGCCGTTTGGAAGGACGCGATTCCGAAAGCTTGGCTGCAAGCGATCCGCGCCGACGAGGCGGACCGGATCGTTCAGTTTTTAAGCGAGGCGGACGAAGCCGAGACGGAGGCGGCCGCCGCGGGATCGGAAGGACCGCCCAGGGCGCCGTTCCCGTGGCGAGAGCGCATCAGGCTCGTGCCGTACCGCGGCATTAACGGGAGCGCGAGGTTTATGCTGGCGGTCAAGCCCGACGCGGTTTCCATCCGCCAAGGCGAACGAGAGTCGACCGCGGAGAAAGTGTTCGTCGGCATCGAAGGCGGTACGCTCAGCGCGGACGGGACGTATCAAGCGATCATTCATCCGGCCATGGTCCCATAA
- the mraY gene encoding phospho-N-acetylmuramoyl-pentapeptide-transferase codes for MELNPILITTGVSFALAVILGPLCIPILRRLKFGQQIRQEGPQGHQKKAGTPTMGGIIILIALTLAFLRFSDRSLEVYILLVACLGFGLIGFLDDYIKIAFKRSLGLTAKQKLLGQLFFSLVVCAMLYMDGHNTDLGIPGTDFVLPLGFLYYPFLVLLMLGMSNAVNFTDGLDGLLSGTSAIAFGALAVIAMMRTEPEAAFFSAAMIGAVLGFLVFNAHPAKVFMGDTGSLGIGGGIVAVAALTKTELLLLLVGGVFVVEVLSVIIQVVSFKTRGKRVFKMSPIHHHFELVGWSEWRVVITFWLTGLALAGLGIYINEGL; via the coding sequence GTGGAACTGAATCCGATATTGATTACGACAGGCGTTTCCTTCGCGCTGGCCGTCATTCTCGGGCCGCTATGCATTCCGATTCTAAGAAGGTTGAAGTTCGGACAGCAAATTCGCCAAGAGGGTCCGCAAGGGCATCAGAAGAAGGCCGGCACGCCGACGATGGGCGGCATCATCATCTTGATCGCGCTCACGCTGGCGTTCCTCCGGTTTTCCGACCGTTCGCTCGAAGTGTATATTTTGCTAGTGGCGTGTCTCGGGTTCGGGCTCATCGGCTTCCTGGACGATTACATCAAGATCGCCTTCAAGCGATCGCTCGGCCTCACCGCGAAGCAGAAGCTTCTCGGGCAGCTGTTTTTCTCCCTCGTCGTCTGCGCGATGCTGTACATGGACGGCCATAATACGGATCTCGGCATTCCGGGCACCGATTTCGTCCTTCCGCTCGGCTTTCTGTATTATCCTTTCCTCGTTTTGTTAATGCTTGGAATGAGCAACGCGGTCAACTTCACCGACGGCCTCGACGGCTTGTTGTCGGGAACGAGCGCCATCGCGTTCGGCGCGCTCGCCGTCATCGCGATGATGCGGACGGAGCCTGAGGCTGCGTTCTTCTCGGCGGCGATGATCGGCGCGGTGCTCGGCTTCCTCGTATTTAACGCGCACCCGGCCAAGGTGTTCATGGGCGACACCGGCAGCCTCGGCATCGGCGGCGGCATCGTCGCCGTCGCGGCGCTGACGAAGACGGAGCTTCTGCTCTTGCTCGTCGGCGGCGTCTTCGTCGTCGAGGTGCTGTCCGTCATTATCCAGGTCGTGTCCTTCAAGACCCGAGGCAAGCGGGTGTTCAAGATGAGCCCGATCCACCACCACTTCGAGCTCGTCGGATGGTCCGAGTGGCGCGTCGTCATCACGTTTTGGCTGACGGGACTCGCGTTGGCGGGGCTCGGAATCTATATCAACGAGGGGTTGTAG
- the murD gene encoding UDP-N-acetylmuramoyl-L-alanine--D-glutamate ligase: MQHPDRYQGRRVVVLGLARSGVAVAELLHRRGADVVVNDKKERSSCPEADPLSALGISVVCGHHPDDLIDENVALVVKNPGIPYSIPPIRRALELGIEIVTEVEVADAVRRSPMIGITGSNGKTTTTTLVHLILKQDGQGAIVAGNIGRALTEAALEARPDEWLVTELSSFQLKGTVGFRPNIACLLNLYETHLDYHGTMDDYAASKAKLFANQTADDTAVFNWDDPFCRSLAPRLSARPFPFSSKEPLEQGVYIQNGVIRVADGNREPEELMPVREIAVRGGHNAENAIAAAAVALSAGASPESVRTVLRTFRGVEHRLEFVLEKDGIAYYNDSKATNPTATSKSIESFDGGDIVLVCGGLDRGSDYMELLPVFERSVKAVVALGEAREKLLRVAELAGVAKRTAVDAADPEEAVRLAAEAARGFAEPGQTVLLSPACASWDMFPSYEDRGRMFKHSVHTL; the protein is encoded by the coding sequence ATGCAACATCCGGATCGGTATCAAGGCCGCCGGGTCGTCGTGCTCGGCTTGGCGAGAAGCGGCGTCGCGGTCGCCGAGCTGCTCCACCGGCGCGGCGCGGACGTCGTCGTGAACGATAAGAAAGAACGCTCTTCATGCCCTGAGGCCGATCCGTTGTCGGCTCTGGGTATTTCTGTTGTTTGCGGGCATCATCCGGACGACCTGATCGACGAGAACGTCGCCCTCGTCGTGAAAAATCCGGGAATCCCGTATTCGATCCCGCCGATCCGCAGGGCGCTCGAGCTCGGCATCGAGATCGTGACGGAGGTGGAGGTGGCGGACGCCGTCAGGCGCTCCCCGATGATCGGCATTACCGGCTCCAACGGAAAGACGACGACGACGACGCTCGTCCACCTGATACTGAAACAGGACGGGCAAGGCGCGATCGTCGCCGGCAACATCGGGCGGGCCTTGACGGAGGCGGCGCTCGAGGCGCGTCCGGACGAATGGCTCGTCACGGAGCTCAGCAGCTTCCAGCTGAAGGGGACGGTCGGATTCCGTCCGAACATCGCTTGCCTCTTGAATTTGTACGAGACGCATCTCGACTACCACGGGACGATGGACGACTACGCCGCGTCGAAGGCGAAGCTGTTCGCGAATCAGACGGCGGACGATACGGCGGTGTTTAATTGGGACGACCCGTTCTGCCGTTCGCTCGCGCCTCGGCTGTCGGCGAGACCGTTCCCGTTTTCGTCGAAGGAGCCGCTCGAGCAGGGAGTATACATACAGAACGGCGTTATCCGGGTGGCGGACGGGAACCGCGAGCCGGAAGAGCTGATGCCGGTCCGGGAGATCGCCGTTCGAGGCGGCCACAACGCGGAAAACGCGATCGCCGCCGCCGCCGTCGCGCTGTCGGCGGGCGCGAGCCCGGAGAGCGTGCGAACCGTGCTGCGGACGTTCCGCGGCGTCGAGCACCGGCTCGAATTCGTGCTCGAGAAGGACGGCATCGCGTATTACAACGATTCGAAGGCGACGAACCCGACCGCGACGTCGAAGTCGATCGAATCGTTCGACGGCGGCGACATCGTGCTCGTGTGCGGCGGGCTCGACCGCGGCTCCGATTACATGGAGCTGCTTCCCGTCTTCGAGCGATCCGTAAAGGCGGTCGTCGCGCTCGGCGAGGCGCGGGAGAAGCTGCTTCGCGTCGCCGAGCTGGCCGGCGTCGCGAAGCGGACGGCGGTGGACGCGGCGGACCCCGAGGAGGCGGTGCGCCTCGCGGCGGAGGCGGCGCGAGGCTTCGCGGAGCCGGGACAGACGGTGCTGCTGTCGCCTGCATGCGCGAGCTGGGATATGTTCCCGTCGTACGAGGACCGAGGACGCATGTTTAAGCATTCGGTGCATACCTTGTAA
- the sigE gene encoding RNA polymerase sporulation sigma factor SigE translates to MLLRWKLTMTIWYYRLLFLLRLKGEEIYYIGGSEALPPPLTREEEEYLLAKLSTGDAAIRSMLIERNLRLVVYIARKFENTGINIEDLVSIGTIGLIKAVNTFDPEKKIKLATYASRCIENEILMYLRRNSKIRTEVSFDEPLNIDWDGNELLLSDVLGTENDTIYRNIEEQVDRKLLHKALDKLSERERIIMELRFGLQDGEEKTQKDVADLLGISQSYISRLEKRIIKRLRKEFNKMV, encoded by the coding sequence ATGCTGCTACGATGGAAGTTGACGATGACGATTTGGTATTATCGCCTGTTGTTCCTGCTTCGGTTGAAGGGCGAAGAAATTTATTATATCGGAGGCAGCGAGGCGCTTCCTCCGCCGCTGACGAGGGAAGAAGAAGAGTATCTGCTCGCGAAGCTGTCGACGGGCGACGCGGCCATCCGGTCGATGCTCATCGAACGCAACCTGCGGCTGGTCGTATATATCGCGCGGAAATTCGAAAACACGGGCATCAACATCGAAGACCTCGTGTCGATCGGAACGATCGGACTGATCAAGGCCGTGAACACGTTCGATCCGGAAAAGAAAATCAAGCTCGCGACGTACGCCTCCCGCTGCATCGAAAACGAAATTCTGATGTACCTTCGCCGCAACAGCAAAATTCGGACGGAGGTATCGTTCGACGAGCCGTTGAACATCGACTGGGACGGCAACGAGCTGCTGCTCTCCGACGTGCTCGGCACGGAAAACGATACGATCTACCGCAACATCGAGGAGCAGGTGGACCGCAAGCTGTTACATAAAGCGCTCGACAAGCTGTCGGAGAGGGAACGAATCATCATGGAGCTCCGCTTCGGCTTGCAGGACGGGGAGGAGAAAACCCAGAAGGACGTCGCGGACCTGCTCGGTATCTCGCAATCGTACATTTCTAGGCTGGAAAAGCGTATCATTAAACGGCTTCGCAAGGAGTTCAATAAGATGGTTTAG
- the murB gene encoding UDP-N-acetylmuramate dehydrogenase translates to MNHWIDELRERGVGEILTEEALAPHTTWKIGGPADVLVIPSGKEQLAATVEILHRHGVPWTPLGRGSNVLVSDRGIRGVVIKLGDAFDYVRFDGERVIAGGAYSFIKLSVMAGKEGLTGLEFAGGIPGSVGGAVYMNAGAMASDVSRILISAEVVLENGELAVWSRDDFRFAYRHSALHGSRAIVTEAEFRLAYGDRREIAAAMAAYKDRRKRTQPLSSACAGSVFRNPEGHHAAKLIEDAGLKGLRVGGAEVSTLHANFIVNTGNATAEDVLTLIERIQQTVESQTGIRLVPEVLEVGER, encoded by the coding sequence ATGAATCATTGGATCGACGAACTTCGCGAGAGAGGCGTCGGCGAGATCCTGACGGAGGAGGCGCTGGCGCCCCATACGACTTGGAAGATCGGCGGACCGGCCGACGTTCTCGTCATCCCTTCCGGGAAGGAACAGTTGGCGGCGACGGTCGAGATATTGCACCGGCACGGCGTCCCGTGGACGCCGCTCGGTCGCGGCTCGAACGTACTCGTGTCGGACCGCGGCATCCGCGGGGTCGTGATCAAGCTAGGCGACGCGTTCGATTACGTTCGTTTCGACGGCGAGCGGGTCATCGCGGGCGGCGCGTATTCGTTCATTAAGCTGTCCGTCATGGCCGGCAAGGAAGGACTCACGGGCCTGGAATTCGCAGGGGGCATTCCGGGCAGCGTGGGCGGCGCCGTCTACATGAACGCAGGTGCGATGGCTTCCGACGTCTCACGCATCTTGATATCCGCCGAAGTAGTGTTGGAAAACGGGGAATTGGCCGTGTGGAGCCGCGACGATTTTCGCTTCGCGTATAGACATTCGGCGCTGCACGGCAGCCGTGCGATCGTGACGGAGGCGGAGTTCCGTCTCGCTTACGGCGATCGCAGGGAAATCGCCGCCGCCATGGCGGCTTATAAAGATCGCCGCAAACGGACGCAGCCGCTGAGCTCGGCTTGCGCGGGAAGCGTCTTCCGGAACCCGGAAGGCCATCACGCCGCGAAGCTGATCGAAGACGCGGGATTGAAGGGACTTCGCGTCGGCGGCGCGGAAGTGTCGACGCTGCACGCCAATTTTATCGTCAACACCGGCAATGCTACGGCGGAAGACGTGCTCACCTTAATCGAACGTATCCAACAGACGGTAGAAAGCCAGACGGGAATTCGGCTCGTGCCGGAAGTGTTGGAGGTCGGTGAGCGCTAA